Proteins from a single region of Paraglaciecola sp. T6c:
- a CDS encoding DUF2982 domain-containing protein, protein MQDVIQIRASAKRNVLTTSLFGVTGIFVAAGIFAWLPEAFFLAGVFVTSASIVALLIAWFKFREPIFSLELSHDSICYQHRKGQWHVSWHNIQRIDVPRAHRDLALEDLSLVGIKLKDYRPFLTTTPIKLMIHLLMEQRSLLLLGDKADSASGLSFSANLVEDDKHKLPDGTVLTGTQAMLANRMTKLRERLGYDLYINVSELDRSEQEFVTLLRECQEFVQNQQK, encoded by the coding sequence ATGCAAGATGTAATACAGATCCGCGCTTCTGCGAAACGTAATGTTCTCACCACCAGTTTGTTCGGTGTTACGGGTATTTTTGTGGCTGCAGGTATTTTCGCTTGGCTGCCCGAGGCATTCTTTTTGGCCGGAGTGTTTGTGACGAGTGCTTCAATAGTGGCACTGTTGATTGCTTGGTTTAAATTTCGTGAGCCTATTTTCAGCTTAGAATTATCCCATGATTCTATTTGTTACCAGCATCGAAAAGGACAATGGCATGTGAGTTGGCACAATATCCAACGTATTGACGTCCCTCGCGCGCATCGAGACTTAGCACTTGAAGATTTGAGCTTGGTGGGCATAAAACTTAAAGACTATCGGCCCTTTTTAACCACAACACCGATCAAGTTGATGATTCATTTGTTGATGGAACAGCGTTCTCTGCTGTTATTAGGGGATAAAGCTGACAGTGCCTCAGGACTGAGTTTCAGTGCTAACCTAGTAGAAGATGATAAACATAAGTTACCCGATGGAACTGTGCTTACTGGCACACAGGCCATGCTAGCTAACCGAATGACAAAGTTGCGTGAACGATTAGGTTACGACTTGTATATCAACGTGTCTGAGCTTGACCGCAGTGAGCAAGAGTTCGTTACGCTATTGCGTGAGTGCCAGGAGTTTGTGCAGAACCAACAGAAATAA
- a CDS encoding hybrid sensor histidine kinase/response regulator translates to MRLHDFLKHPMQLWLALLVCLMALGGVSTGNAQQVESLVQLISKDQEVSLSSSISVMQEDGIELSVTQARDMLSQFVWHSGGNPNYGFSEHGVWLYTTLSNVTTTDKWVVSVAFSQLDNVDMYLMQDGQILASSFQGKLGMKTHYRLPMMKVELPYAQTVELFVRLQSQHSSLVAPISIQSSTSHEMQSFYDSLLWGLFYGGLIILAIYNLVVYFALRESSLLAYVGYICTVIVWQFVWGGHANMMLPQALSHWFDTHTDIIFVLIGIGSGLFTIVFLEAKVTAPKTLPFIKVSIGLLALMGLCSMVNLFPPVWQNAAVYVVSMLAISCYTYAGFESYSNQFYAARYFIFAWSILATCALIGMFSLVDMLPSNFFTTYCFQFGVFFESALFSLALMDKSRHQLEIEVQQATNDLRNNIELVEEQNVRLDIARKEAVAASNVKSQFLANMSHEIRTPLNAILGFSKELQQGDFSADKRDQINIINAAADNLMTIVNDVLDVSKIEAGKLQINSHPFSINELLEEMIGVMAKSAHLKGLEFVYDIEPLPLKLIGDSYRIRQILNNLLGNALKFTDTGHIGLAASGKVLEHGIFELNIKIEDTGIGISREDKRKLFTAFSQVDDALNRSYQGTGLGLVICKELVKLMHGQLSLQSSPGQGSTFNVTVRMNILNTKPSISPKSDWQDQTVLLYEPYPNARFTASKLLKSLGAIVTSVDSIAFLQTCTKAFDCMIFCIHPHNQAANEQAFSSASNIVVKHKVLLCSGEDSCCRFSQFTGQFTPQLRLPLTPGKLKEIMHKPTHAPVNELQKRLQDLPAVTVLAVDDMEMNLRLLSTWLKPSRLELKLAFSGQDAVNLCKESEFDLILMDVQMPNMDGLQATKLIRETKLNFGTPIIAVTAHAFKEEQQRLLNSGMDDYLPKPLDLSDLVDLINRWCHQGVEDDEHIEVFNWPLALKRANQNVDAARDLFNQFIKQLPSFESKFERLQAHPEHNELQQVVHALHGVCCYTGAVALHSSCSELESQLKREQFDKVPSTLARLINDVKALLRQEKDIKHNIRD, encoded by the coding sequence TTGAGGCTTCACGACTTTTTAAAACACCCTATGCAGCTTTGGCTGGCTCTATTGGTTTGCTTGATGGCCTTGGGGGGGGTATCAACTGGCAATGCCCAACAAGTCGAAAGTCTTGTGCAACTAATCTCTAAAGATCAGGAAGTTAGCCTGTCATCATCTATCAGCGTCATGCAAGAAGACGGCATTGAGCTAAGCGTGACACAAGCCCGAGACATGCTCTCCCAGTTTGTTTGGCACTCAGGCGGCAACCCCAATTATGGTTTTTCTGAACACGGTGTATGGCTATACACCACCTTGAGTAATGTGACTACCACAGACAAATGGGTGGTCAGTGTTGCGTTTTCGCAGCTTGATAATGTCGATATGTACCTGATGCAAGATGGGCAGATTCTTGCTTCGAGTTTTCAGGGCAAGCTAGGCATGAAAACTCACTATCGCTTACCTATGATGAAAGTCGAATTGCCCTATGCACAAACTGTTGAATTGTTTGTGCGCTTGCAGAGCCAGCATAGCAGTTTAGTTGCCCCCATTAGCATCCAATCGAGTACTTCTCACGAAATGCAGAGCTTTTATGATAGCTTGTTGTGGGGGTTATTTTACGGTGGCTTGATTATTTTAGCCATATACAATTTGGTGGTCTATTTTGCTCTTCGTGAGTCTAGTTTATTGGCCTATGTTGGGTATATCTGCACAGTCATTGTTTGGCAATTCGTGTGGGGAGGGCACGCCAATATGATGCTCCCCCAAGCATTATCGCATTGGTTCGACACGCATACGGACATCATTTTTGTGCTGATTGGTATTGGCTCTGGGTTATTCACGATTGTGTTTTTAGAAGCCAAAGTTACGGCACCTAAAACACTCCCCTTCATTAAAGTCAGCATCGGGCTTTTAGCGTTAATGGGCTTATGCTCTATGGTGAATTTGTTTCCGCCCGTTTGGCAAAATGCCGCCGTGTATGTTGTCAGTATGCTGGCCATTAGTTGCTACACCTATGCTGGGTTCGAAAGCTACTCAAATCAGTTTTATGCCGCGCGCTATTTTATTTTCGCATGGAGTATTTTAGCCACATGCGCATTAATAGGTATGTTTAGCTTAGTGGATATGCTGCCCTCTAATTTTTTCACTACCTATTGTTTTCAGTTCGGTGTGTTCTTTGAATCCGCATTATTTTCACTGGCCTTGATGGACAAAAGCCGCCACCAACTTGAGATTGAAGTACAGCAAGCAACCAATGATTTACGTAACAATATTGAATTGGTGGAAGAACAAAACGTTCGACTAGATATTGCTCGTAAAGAGGCAGTGGCTGCGAGCAACGTTAAATCTCAGTTTCTGGCTAACATGAGCCACGAAATTAGAACTCCTCTCAATGCAATCCTCGGTTTTAGTAAAGAGTTGCAACAAGGCGATTTTTCTGCCGATAAACGCGACCAAATCAACATTATTAACGCTGCCGCTGACAACCTGATGACCATAGTTAACGACGTGCTGGATGTGTCGAAAATTGAAGCCGGTAAACTCCAAATTAACAGTCATCCTTTTTCAATAAACGAGTTACTCGAAGAGATGATAGGCGTGATGGCCAAATCCGCTCATCTAAAAGGCCTTGAGTTTGTGTATGACATAGAGCCATTGCCACTCAAGCTGATAGGCGACAGCTATCGAATACGCCAGATTCTCAATAACTTGTTAGGCAACGCCCTGAAATTTACCGATACCGGACACATTGGTTTAGCGGCGTCTGGTAAAGTATTAGAGCATGGTATTTTTGAGTTAAACATTAAAATTGAAGACACGGGTATCGGTATAAGCCGAGAAGATAAGCGCAAACTATTTACCGCATTTTCACAAGTTGATGATGCGCTCAATCGCTCTTACCAAGGCACTGGGCTAGGTTTGGTTATCTGTAAAGAGTTAGTCAAATTAATGCACGGGCAATTGTCGCTACAAAGCTCCCCTGGTCAAGGCAGTACCTTTAATGTCACGGTTCGCATGAATATTTTAAACACCAAACCCAGTATTTCGCCAAAAAGCGACTGGCAAGATCAAACGGTATTGCTGTACGAGCCTTACCCCAACGCGCGCTTCACTGCCAGTAAATTACTCAAATCCCTGGGGGCAATTGTCACCAGTGTCGACTCAATTGCCTTTTTGCAAACCTGCACAAAAGCTTTTGATTGCATGATATTTTGCATACACCCACATAATCAAGCCGCCAATGAACAGGCCTTTTCTAGCGCAAGCAACATTGTAGTTAAACATAAGGTGTTATTGTGCTCAGGCGAGGATTCTTGTTGCCGCTTTTCCCAATTTACTGGGCAATTTACCCCTCAACTGCGCTTACCTCTGACCCCAGGTAAGCTGAAAGAAATTATGCACAAGCCCACGCATGCACCGGTTAATGAGTTGCAGAAGCGTTTGCAAGATTTGCCTGCAGTTACCGTGCTGGCGGTAGATGATATGGAAATGAATTTACGCTTGTTAAGCACGTGGCTTAAGCCATCACGCCTTGAGCTTAAACTCGCGTTCAGTGGTCAAGATGCAGTCAATTTATGCAAAGAAAGCGAATTTGATCTGATATTGATGGATGTGCAAATGCCCAATATGGATGGCTTACAAGCAACCAAACTAATTCGAGAAACGAAACTTAATTTTGGCACCCCCATTATTGCAGTAACGGCCCATGCGTTTAAGGAAGAACAGCAGCGCCTATTAAATAGTGGGATGGACGATTATTTGCCAAAACCTCTCGACCTTTCCGACCTAGTTGATTTAATTAATCGCTGGTGCCATCAAGGGGTGGAAGACGACGAACATATTGAGGTGTTTAATTGGCCCTTGGCACTCAAACGCGCCAATCAAAATGTTGACGCTGCCAGAGATCTGTTCAACCAATTCATTAAGCAACTTCCTTCATTCGAAAGCAAATTTGAACGGCTACAGGCGCACCCTGAACACAATGAACTGCAACAAGTTGTGCATGCACTGCACGGTGTATGCTGCTATACGGGGGCGGTAGCGCTGCATAGCAGTTGTTCAGAATTAGAGAGCCAGTTGAAGCGAGAACAATTTGATAAGGTGCCCTCGACTTTGGCCAGACTGATTAACGATGTTAAAGCCCTGCTGAGACAAGAGAAGGACATCAAACACAACATCAGGGACTAG
- a CDS encoding PQQ-dependent sugar dehydrogenase, with protein MILRRLILLSFVSFAGIAKSLPLEKLSLPTGYSIEVYASDVKNARQMALSDNGILFVGSRDSGLLTAVVDKDQDGNVDEVLQIAKDLTMPSGLTIKDGDLYVAEVSRILKYANIEQNFRELPEPEVVIDGLPDKKHHGWKNIDFGPDDWLYVPVGAPCNICETNGGEKFDNPEFASILKYNLKTKERVWVAKGVRNSVGFDWHPQTNQMWFSDNGRDMMGDDIPPCEINRVDEIGAHYGYPYYHGGTIADPEFGTDKNAADYVAPALNLGAHVAPLGIHFYHGDMFPADAQNNLFVAEHGSWNRSKKSGYKVMRAILKDNEIVEYQPFIEGWLQADETSWGRPVAMLTMPDGSLLVSDDFANVIYRVTYQK; from the coding sequence ATGATACTTCGCCGTTTGATTCTACTTTCTTTTGTCAGTTTTGCTGGCATAGCTAAGTCGTTACCGTTAGAAAAGCTCTCTCTACCTACTGGGTACAGCATTGAAGTCTACGCCTCAGATGTCAAAAATGCTCGCCAGATGGCGCTCAGTGATAATGGCATTTTATTTGTTGGTAGCCGAGACAGTGGGCTTTTAACTGCTGTTGTGGATAAAGACCAAGACGGCAATGTGGACGAGGTACTGCAAATTGCCAAAGATTTAACCATGCCCTCAGGGCTCACCATCAAAGATGGTGACTTATATGTGGCAGAGGTCAGCCGAATTCTGAAATACGCCAATATTGAGCAGAATTTTCGCGAATTACCTGAGCCTGAAGTGGTCATTGATGGCTTGCCTGATAAAAAACACCATGGCTGGAAGAACATTGATTTTGGGCCAGATGATTGGTTATACGTTCCTGTTGGCGCGCCATGTAATATATGTGAAACCAATGGCGGTGAGAAGTTTGATAATCCTGAATTTGCCTCGATTTTAAAATACAACTTAAAAACCAAAGAGCGAGTTTGGGTGGCAAAAGGGGTAAGAAATAGTGTGGGGTTTGATTGGCACCCGCAAACCAACCAAATGTGGTTTAGCGATAATGGCCGCGACATGATGGGAGACGATATTCCACCGTGTGAAATCAATCGTGTTGACGAGATAGGTGCTCACTATGGTTACCCTTATTATCATGGTGGCACCATAGCCGACCCAGAGTTCGGTACAGACAAAAATGCCGCAGACTATGTTGCACCCGCATTGAATTTGGGCGCGCATGTTGCGCCATTAGGTATCCATTTTTACCATGGTGATATGTTTCCAGCAGATGCCCAAAACAATCTGTTTGTTGCTGAACATGGCTCATGGAACCGGAGCAAAAAGTCTGGTTACAAAGTCATGCGAGCGATATTGAAAGATAACGAAATTGTTGAATATCAACCTTTCATTGAAGGCTGGTTGCAAGCGGATGAAACATCGTGGGGGCGCCCAGTTGCTATGCTCACCATGCCAGATGGTAGCTTGTTAGTATCCGATGATTTCGCGAATGTTATTTATAGGGTAACCTACCAGAAGTAA